One segment of Drosophila ananassae strain 14024-0371.13 chromosome 3R, ASM1763931v2, whole genome shotgun sequence DNA contains the following:
- the LOC6502415 gene encoding uncharacterized protein LOC6502415 has translation MDHATADLKEFITDLVMPHQRCNVNIISDHITMLDGTKIKKQHTRKRRAHKSATLNRREYAKLGLNTLPTRQMKYEDALPLNSLWKGYIQEHLGLREGDQVPQVHDSRYEEFSKQLVKMDLHGAQLTVIQSKCKTLEGLHGICVMDTKNILKLLGLDHRIRSIPKSECVFGLKVGNMDFTIFGQHLNIRPAERSVKKIKSYVEPFK, from the coding sequence ATGGACCACGCTACTGCAGATTTAAAGGAATTTATCACTGATCTTGTAATGCCCCACCAGCGGTGCAATGTCAACATCATTTCGGACCACATCACCATGCTGGATGGCACAAAGATCAAGAAGCAGCATACGCGGAAGCGGAGAGCCCACAAATCAGCGACTCTGAACCGTCGGGAATATGCTAAGTTAGGCTTAAATACGCTTCCTACAAGACAAATGAAGTATGAAGATGCCCTGCCACTTAACAGTCTATGGAAGGGATACATTCAGGAGCATTTGGGATTGAGGGAAGGCGATCAGGTTCCCCAAGTCCACGATTCGCGGTACGAGGAGTTCAGTAAACAATTGGTTAAAATGGATTTGCATGGCGCCCAGCTGACTGTTATTCAATCTAAATGCAAAACCCTGGAAGGACTACATGGAATATGCGTAATGGACACAAAAAACATTCTAAAACTTCTTGGCCTTGATCATCGTATAAGGTCCATACCGAAGAGCGAATGCGTCTTTGGAttaaaagtaggcaacatgGACTTCACCATCTTTGGCCAACACCTCAACATTCGACCCGCGGAAAGAagtgtgaaaaaaataaagagttaTGTAGAGcctttcaaataa
- the LOC6502469 gene encoding glutamyl-tRNA(Gln) amidotransferase subunit C, mitochondrial → MLRLLNKRFYCKFATKTKVRPEKLNFKQLTHPTKVPQTPVKAAFPNTSANEIELDPKSIQLLERLALVDLDSERALETLKSSIQFADKITHIQTDNVRPLYTVLEQQQLQLRNDLVTEGDCRGKVLSNAKVTDEDYFVSPPGNIPLEQ, encoded by the coding sequence ATGTTGCGGCTGTTAAATAAACGTTTTTATTGCAAATTTGCAACTAAAACGAAAGTCCGACCCGAGAAATTGAACTTCAAGCAACTTACCCACCCTACCAAGGTTCCGCAGACACCAGTAAAGGCCGCCTTCCCGAATACCAGTGCCAACGAAATAGAACTTGACCCAAAGAGCATTCAATTGCTAGAGCGCCTGGCTTTGGTGGATCTGGACAGCGAGCGGGCATTAGAAACCCTTAAAAGCAGCATCCAGTTTGCGGACAAGATAACCCACATCCAAACCGACAACGTTCGTCCACTTTATACGGTAttggagcagcagcaactccaGTTACGCAACGACTTGGTGACAGAGGGCGACTGTCGTGGCAAAGTTCTGAGCAACGCCAAAGTGACGGATGAGGACTACTTTGTCTCCCCGCCAGGCAACATTCCTTTGGAACAATGA